DNA from Kineosporiaceae bacterium:
GTCGGCACGTCCCCAACATCTGTTCGGTGGCCGGCCATGCAGGGATGGCCCTGACCACCGGGTCGGCTGCGGGGATGGATCCGCAGGATCTGGCGCATTCCGGGCTGATCGTGCTCTGGGGTACCAACACGCTGACCACCAATCTGCACCTGTGGCCGTTCGTCACGGCCGGGCGCGATCGTGGCGCCCCCCTGGTGGTGATCGACCCGGTGCGCACCCGCACCGCGGCCCGTGCCGACGTCCATCTGGCGCCCCGGCCCGGGACCGACGCCGCGCTCGCCCTGGCCGTGATGGCCCGGCTGAGCGAGCAGGGCGCTGTCGACCAGGCCTACCTCGACCGCTCGACCCTGGGCTGGCCGCTGTTTCGTGACCAGGTGCTGGCCCAGTGGCCGCTGCGGCGAGCCGCCGAGGTCTGTGGGCTCGCGTCGTCCGAGATCGAGCGGTTCGCCGACCTGATCGCGGCCCACCGCCCGCTCGGCATCAGGGCGCTGATGGGGATGCAGCGGCACGGGGGAGCGGCTGCGGCGCTGCGCGCCGTCTCGTGCCTGCCGGCGGTGACCGGTGACTACGCCCGGCACGGTGGTGGCCTGTGCTACTCGACCGGGCCGGCGTATGGCTGGAACGAGGCGGCACTGGGCCGTCCCGATCTGCGCCCGGCCGGTCCGACCCGGTCGTTGGTGATGAGTTCGCTCGGCCGGGAGTTGCTCGACCGGCAGGACCCGCCGGTCACCGTGCTGATGATGTGGGCCGCGAACCCGGTGCTGTCCAACCCCGACCAGCAGCGGGTGCGTGACGGCCTGGCCCGCGAGGACCTGTTCACCGTGGTGGTCGACCATCGGCTCACCGACACCGCGCGCTACGCCGACGTCGTCCTGCCCGGGACGACGCAGCTCGAGCATCTGGACCTGACCGAGTCCTACAGCCACCTGTACGTGCAGTGGAACGAGCCGGCTGTGCCGCCGCCGGGGGAATGTCGTTCACACACCGAGATCTTCCGCGGTCTGGCGCATGCGCTCGGGGTGACCGAGCCCGCGGTGTACGCCGACGACCTGGAGCTGGCCCGGGCCGCGCTGGACAGTCCGGAGATGGCCGGGATCACTCCGGAATCGTTGCGGCGCACCGGGTGGCAGCGACTACCCCGGCCCGAGCCGTTCCTGCCGTTCGCTGAGCGGTTCGCGACGCCGTCCGGCCGGTTCGAGTTCGCCTCGGCCGCCGCCGAGGCGGCGGGCATCGGTCTCGTGCCGCAGTACGTGCCGCCCCACGAGCCTGCGGTCGACAGCTCGGCGGGAGGCGAGGACGGCGAAGGCGGCGAGGGCGGCACGGACAGTGTGGACGGTGGCCTGGTGCTCATCTCGGCGGCCAACCACTACCTGGTGAACTCGACCTTCAGTGGCAGTCCGTTGCACCACCGGGCGGGCGAGGCCCAGGTACTGGTACACCCGGACGACGCCGCGTCGCGGGGCGTCCGGGATGGGGAATCCGTTCTGGTGCACAACGATCGAGGCTCGTTCGAGGCCATCGCTCGGGTGAGCGACGCGGTCCGGCCAGGGGTGCTCGCCACCACGAAGGGGCTGCGGCCGGGCCGATCCGGCACCTCGGTGAACGCCACCACTGCCGACGGCCGATCCGACCACGGTGGCGGCGCCGTCTTCGCCGACAACCGCGTCCGGCTGGCCCCCGCCCACCCCACCCCCCAACCCACCCCCCAACCCACCCCACAACCCGCTCATGCTCCGCAGGTGACCGCCGATGCTCCGCAGGTGACGCTTCTCGGCCCCGATTCGGGGTGATCAGGCGTCACCTGCGGAGCATGAGCGGGTTGGGGGGTGGGTGTTACCGGGACATCGCGGTGGTGTGGGCGACGGGTCCCAGGTGCTCGCGAACCAGGTGGGGCCAGGTGGCCGGGCGGCCGAACAGCCAGCCCTGCGCCGTGTCGCAGCCCGTGTCGCGCAGCCGTTTCGCCTGGCTGGAGGTCTCCACACCCTCGGCGGTCACGTGCAGCCCCAGGTCATGGGCGAACGTGATCAGGCCGGACAGGAACGGGGATTGGTCCGTGAGCAGCTCGCCCTCGACCAGCCCGCTGGCCAGCTTGAGGGTGTGCAGCGGCAGCCGGGGCAGGTAGCCGAGATTGGAGTACCCGGTGCCGAAGTCGTCGATCGCGATCCGCACGTCGGTGTCGGCCAGTGCGGTCAGGGCCTCGACCGCCCTGCCGCCCGGGTCGAGCAGGGCGCTCTCGGTGAGTTCGAGC
Protein-coding regions in this window:
- a CDS encoding molybdopterin-dependent oxidoreductase encodes the protein MLTRREVVGACALDCPDGCSWVVTVESDGVGRERATAVRGNADHPFTRGGLCAKVNRYPEVAAAPERLLYPLRRIGPKGSGQFERVGWDQVLPEIAARMREAIEVHGGEAIWPYAGTGSVSMVQGLGGAGRRLFHHLGASRHVPNICSVAGHAGMALTTGSAAGMDPQDLAHSGLIVLWGTNTLTTNLHLWPFVTAGRDRGAPLVVIDPVRTRTAARADVHLAPRPGTDAALALAVMARLSEQGAVDQAYLDRSTLGWPLFRDQVLAQWPLRRAAEVCGLASSEIERFADLIAAHRPLGIRALMGMQRHGGAAAALRAVSCLPAVTGDYARHGGGLCYSTGPAYGWNEAALGRPDLRPAGPTRSLVMSSLGRELLDRQDPPVTVLMMWAANPVLSNPDQQRVRDGLAREDLFTVVVDHRLTDTARYADVVLPGTTQLEHLDLTESYSHLYVQWNEPAVPPPGECRSHTEIFRGLAHALGVTEPAVYADDLELARAALDSPEMAGITPESLRRTGWQRLPRPEPFLPFAERFATPSGRFEFASAAAEAAGIGLVPQYVPPHEPAVDSSAGGEDGEGGEGGTDSVDGGLVLISAANHYLVNSTFSGSPLHHRAGEAQVLVHPDDAASRGVRDGESVLVHNDRGSFEAIARVSDAVRPGVLATTKGLRPGRSGTSVNATTADGRSDHGGGAVFADNRVRLAPAHPTPQPTPQPTPQPAHAPQVTADAPQVTLLGPDSG